The Rhizobium leguminosarum region GCGACGGCGTCGAAGCGGTGGAGGCCTCAGCTCACCACAAGCCGGATCTGGCACTGCTCGACATCCGCATGCCGCGTATGGATGGCCTCGCCGCGACGAGGGAGATCCGACGCGTGTCGCCGGGAACACGCGTCATGATCATTACGATGCATGACAGTCTCGACTACCTGGAAGCGGCGATCGAGGCAGGCGCCACGGGCTATCTGCTCAAGGACGCCAGCAGGGAAGACATTCTCCGCACGATCCGCCGCGTCCTTCAGGGCGACGCCTTCTTCGACGGTCCGCTCGTCGCCAAGCTGTTGCGCCGCGCCGCCACCAAGCCGCAGACCAACAGCAGCGCCCTGGAGACGCTGACGATCCGGGAGCGCGAAGTCCTGTCGAAGGTGGCCGAGGGGCTGACGAACAAGGAGATCGCCAGGACCCTGAAGATCTCGCCGGGTACCGTGAAGATCCACGTCGAGCGGATCATCGGCAAGCTCGGCGCCGGCGACCGGACGCAGGCCGCGGTCATGGCCGTGCGCGGCGGGCTCGTGTCAAGATCCGGGGAAGAGCAGCAATGACCGCGACGACGCGCCGGCAGGCGCTACGCTTCGCCGACCTACCGCTTAGGGCGAAGGGCATCGTCATCATCACGGTGCCGCTGGCGCTATTGCTGGCGGCCCTCGCCTCGGTCTTCGTGGCCGACCGGCAAAGCCGGATTGCCGAGGATCAGGTGCGGGTAACGCTCGAAATCCAGTCGGGCATTCAGGAGATCCATGCCTCGATCGCGGAAGCGGCGACCGCGATGCGGGGTTATCTGCTGACCGGCAGAACCGATTTTCTTGATCCCTTCAACCGAGCTGAGGACAGATTGCCCATCGTGCTCGACGAGGTCGGCCGGCGATTGCGGGATGAAGAGCAGAAGAGCCGCCTCGAACGCATCCGCACCCTCGTCGTCGCGAAAGTCGATCGTCTCCAACTCCTGAAACAGGCCGACATCCTGCGCGCCGGCGGGCGCGAGGACCTTGCGGCCAAGCTCATCGAGGGCAAGCAGGTCCTCGATGTGCTGAGACAGGAAATCGACGCGATGAGCCGGCGGGAGGCCGATCTGCTTCACGCGAGGACCGAGGCCGCGGAGCGGGTTCGCACTCTGTCGCGAAGCCTGATGATCGCATCCGGCTTTCTTGGTTTTGCCGGCGCGCTTGTCGCCGTCTTCCTGTTTTCGGCAAGCATCGTGCGCCGTGTGCATGCGCTGAAAGCTGAGGCGCATCGGCTGTCGCAAGGCGAGGTCGTGACGGTGGCGGACCCCTTCCGCGATGAACTCGGGAGCCTCGGACAGGCGCTCGAGGATGCGAGCGTCCTTCTGAAAAAACGCGAGGCTGATCTGACCGAGAGCGAGGAGCGTTTTCGGCAACTGGTCGAAGGCGTCAGCGACTACGGCATCTTCGGGCTCGATACTTTAGGACGGGTGATAAGCTGGAATGCAGGTGCCGAGCGGATCACCGGTTATGGCGCCGAGGAGATCGTCGGGCAGCATTTTTCCCGCTTCTATCCCACGGAAACCAGGGACACATTTCCGGCAGAAGAGCTTGCCGAAGCAGCTCTTCACGGACGCACCGAAGCTGAAGGCAGGCGCGTTCGCAAGGACGGGTCGCAATTCTGGTCGCACGTCGTCGTGACCGCACTCCATGACGAGACGGGCCGGTTGCGCGGCTTTTCCAAGATCACGCGCGATATAACCGAGCGCAAGCAAATCGAAGAGGCCCTGCTTGGCGCCCGTGAGGATGCGATCCGAGCGAGTAACGCCAAGAGCGAATTTCTGTCGCGCATGAGCCACGAACTGCGCACGCCGCTGAATTCCGTGCTCGGTTTCGCGCAGCTTCTGGAAATGGACGTCACCGATACCGAGTCCAAAGACAGCGTCGCGCAGATCTTGAGGGCCGGACGGCATTTGCTCAGCCTCATCGACGAGGTTCTCGACATGGCGAGGATCGAGGCCGGGCGCATGGATCTCGCTGTTGAAGCACAGCCCGTCGCCGAGGTGATCGATGAAGCCGTGTCGCTTGCAAGACCGCTCTGCGGCAAGCAGCAGATCACGATCGAGGTCGTCGAGCCGGCCGAGCCGGATATTTCGGTGCTCGCCGACCGACGGCGTCTGCTGCAGGTGTTCCTCAACCTCCTCTCCAATGCGGTGAAATACAATCGCCCCCAAGGAAGCGTAACCGTCAGCCACCGCGCGATGGATGGCGGCCGTATCCGCATCGAGGTCAGCGATACCGGTCCCGGCATTCCGGCCGAACGCGTCTCCCGGCTTTTCACCCCGTTCGATCGGCTGGGAGCGGAACGGATCAGCCAGGATGGAACGGGTCTCGGGCTCGCGCTGTCGAAACATCTGACCGACGCCATGGGCGGAACGCTCGGCTTCAGCAATCGGGAAGGCGGCGCCACTTTCTATGTCGATCTGCCGCGCGCGCCTGCAGCGCCAGAGGCAAGACCGGTTGCGATGGGAAGCCCGCCGTAAGGCATCGCCTTTGATTTGGCCGCGCCGCTTGATATCAGTTCGGCATCGCTTCAACGAAATATTGGGTCCATGACAGATTCCACCGATATCGTGCGCCGATCGACGATCCTGATCGTCGACGACGAGCCCGCCAATGCCTCGCTGCTGGAGCGTATCCTCAAGCGCGAAGGCTTTACGGCGCTGATCAGCACCACCGAACCGCGCGAGGCCTTGCGGCTCTTTCGCGAACATTCTGTCGATCTTGTTCTTCTCGATCTGATGATGCCCGATCTGGACGGTTTCGCCCTGCTCGAGATCTTTGCGAGGCTCATTCCCGAAAACAGCTATCTGCCGATCCTGGTTCTAACCGCGGATGCGACACTACCGACGCGCCGGCGGGCGCTTTCTCTCGGCGCGAAGGATTTTCTGACGAAGCCGTTCGATGCGATCGAGGCCATTCTGCGTATCTTCAACCTTCTCGAAACCCGCATCCTGACCCTGGAGCTTGCCAAACACGGGCTGACAACGCCGAAATCGGAGCGTCCCCGAATTGATTGATGCGGATCGCGCCGACAATGGGGGCCAGCCAGGGCCCCCACTCAACTCAGAACATGGTGTTCTTGTTTGCCGCCTCTTTCGGAACGGCCTGGATCACGTCCCAGTGCTCGACGATCTTGCCGTCCTTGACGCGGAAAATATCGACGATCGCCTGGCCGCGGTCATCGGCGCCGTTCGTCGCGTGCACATGCAGCCAGACGAGATCGCCATCGGCGGCGCTACGGACGATCTCGGCTTTCGATTGGGCATTCTCCTTGAAGAAGCCGGTGAAGAAGGAAATCAAAGGCTTCTTCCCATCGGGAACTTGGGGATTGTGCTGCCGGTAGTCGTCAGCGACGACCGAGGCGGCCTCGATATCGTGCTTGTTGAAGAACCTGTCGTAGAATTCCACCACCAGCTTCCGATTGGCTTCCTCGATCTTCAAATCCCGCGAGGCCGATTCAGCAATGGCCCCGGCCGGCGCGGCGACGCCTGCCAAAATGACGAGTGCGAAAAGCGATTTCCCGAATGTCATGCATCAAGCTCCTTGGTATGGATTCGCGATCTAGTCTAGTTTCCGTCCATAAACGCTGGTTTTCTTGAGCTTGCAGCGCACTTGGGTTCCGCTTGGTGGCCGCTTTGAAGCCATGCGGTGTGGCTCATGGGTGCTAATTGCGGCGGCCAGGATTTCTGGTGGACATGCGCGCATTGGCAACTGCCGGCGTCACGCCGGTCCGGTTTTGGCTGGCGACATGGGATGTCAGGTCGGCCTGAGGCGGGCGAAGAGGGCGAGATTGTATGCGACCACCGAGGACCAGACATAAGCCTTGAAGTGGTCGAGCCCACGCCAGGTGCAGCGCCCCAAGCCGTAGGCGCGTTTGAGGCAGGAGATGCCGGCCTCGATGCCGGCGCGGAAGTTGCGCAGCTTGCGATAGACCCAGCGGCTCTTGACCATGTCTTCGATCCTGAGGCCGCACTTCTTGTGGAAGGCCATGTCGCAGATGCCCCAGGCTTTGGCTCGGCTCAAATTATCGCGGCTGGCATAGCCGCCGTCGGCCGCCGCCTGACGCGGCGCCTCGCCCCAGATGCCGATGTGGCGTTCCAGCATCGGCAGCAAGCGCTCGCTGTCGGCCGGGTTGCCGGTTTCGACGACGAGGTCGAGGATCAGCCCGCTTGTGCCGGTGGTCAAATTGATCTTATGGCCATACTCGACGTCGCGGCTGCCTTTGACGATGATGTCGGCATGCGGCTCGAACAAACTGACCAGCTTGTCGCCAGCCGGCACCGCCTCGCCGGCCAGGACCCGCCGCTCGGTCTGGGCGATGATCCGTTCGATCAGCGGCTTATAGTGGCGGAGTTGGGCCTGCCAGAGTTCGACCGCCGGGCCCGCCGCCAAGGGCAGTTGCGCCGCCGCCTGTTCGAGATAGCTCAAGGTGGTGCGCGTGATCCTGAGCAGCGCGCGATAGTGCTGAACTCGTTTCGGACGACCGCGGGTAAATTGGATCGCCCGGGATCGCTTCTTCGCCGCGCGGCAGTGATCGTGCCATGAGATGGCGCTGCCCAAGGAAGCCGCCTGCTGCAACAGCCGCACCATCACCCGCACGCAGTCCCACAAAAGACTACTGTCGCTCGGTTCGTGCATCAGCGCCGAAGTGACGGTGCTGTCGATGCGCACGACCTTGCCGCGTTCCACCTTGTCCTGCCGGGCGCTCGTCAACAGCACGCGATTGATCGCTTCAAAGGTCCCGGCCCGGATCGCGCTGATCGTCTTGTGCAAGACCGACTTCTTCGGGTTCCACCCCCACGGCAGCCGGGCAAAGGCCCGGAACGAGGCGGAATCTTCCAGATGAAAGGCCAACTCCTCATAACTCAACTGACGGTGTTGTTTGAGCAGGGCGCAACGCAGCACGGCCTCCGCCGGCAGGCCCTCGCGGCCGGTCTCCTTGACGCCGTGGCGGCGCAGGTCCTGCGCTACCAGCCCGAGCAGATCACGATGCTCATCCAGCCATTGCGACATGGCTTTCAGCTCGCGGCCGATCTCGTGTTCGGCGAAAAGATCGAATATATTGGCTTGGACGGTGCGTTCTTGGCGCATTGTCGGCTCCGGCGGTTGCGGGTTTGTCTTTAGAATCAATGGCTTGATCTAAAGTATACCTGAAACCGCCGGGCTTTGCCCGTCGCAATATCGCTATTCCTCCAATAATTTCAGTGGTTTACCGTTTGTGGACGGGCACTAGTCTAGAAAGCAGACTATAAGAGCTGGTCTATGAAACCGCGGCATGCCTAGCAAGAAGGCAGGTTTTAGTGGCAAGGTCAGCCAACGATGACCGAGGACGGAGCATGCCCAAGGAAACGGACGAGCCGAAACAACAGCCCGGGGCGGGATGCCCGATCAGAGGCGTGCTCGATCGTATCGGCGATCAATGGAGCCTGCTCACCCTCGAGGCACTGGAAGACGGAAAGAAACGCTTCAACGAGCTGATGCGCGAGATCGGTGACATCTCGAAGCAGATGCTGTCCAAGACGTTGAAGCATCTGGAGCAGGACGGCTTCGTGCGGCGCACCGTCTATCCGGAGGTTCCGCCTCGCGTGGAATATGAGCTGACGGAGCTGGGGCAATCCTTCCTCATTCCCTTGAAAACCCTGATCGGATGGGCCGAGCAGAAC contains the following coding sequences:
- a CDS encoding response regulator — its product is MTASILVADDHDIARAGLIAMIGGQDDFHVGWDVCDGVEAVEASAHHKPDLALLDIRMPRMDGLAATREIRRVSPGTRVMIITMHDSLDYLEAAIEAGATGYLLKDASREDILRTIRRVLQGDAFFDGPLVAKLLRRAATKPQTNSSALETLTIREREVLSKVAEGLTNKEIARTLKISPGTVKIHVERIIGKLGAGDRTQAAVMAVRGGLVSRSGEEQQ
- a CDS encoding response regulator is translated as MTDSTDIVRRSTILIVDDEPANASLLERILKREGFTALISTTEPREALRLFREHSVDLVLLDLMMPDLDGFALLEIFARLIPENSYLPILVLTADATLPTRRRALSLGAKDFLTKPFDAIEAILRIFNLLETRILTLELAKHGLTTPKSERPRID
- a CDS encoding ATP-binding protein, which encodes MTATTRRQALRFADLPLRAKGIVIITVPLALLLAALASVFVADRQSRIAEDQVRVTLEIQSGIQEIHASIAEAATAMRGYLLTGRTDFLDPFNRAEDRLPIVLDEVGRRLRDEEQKSRLERIRTLVVAKVDRLQLLKQADILRAGGREDLAAKLIEGKQVLDVLRQEIDAMSRREADLLHARTEAAERVRTLSRSLMIASGFLGFAGALVAVFLFSASIVRRVHALKAEAHRLSQGEVVTVADPFRDELGSLGQALEDASVLLKKREADLTESEERFRQLVEGVSDYGIFGLDTLGRVISWNAGAERITGYGAEEIVGQHFSRFYPTETRDTFPAEELAEAALHGRTEAEGRRVRKDGSQFWSHVVVTALHDETGRLRGFSKITRDITERKQIEEALLGAREDAIRASNAKSEFLSRMSHELRTPLNSVLGFAQLLEMDVTDTESKDSVAQILRAGRHLLSLIDEVLDMARIEAGRMDLAVEAQPVAEVIDEAVSLARPLCGKQQITIEVVEPAEPDISVLADRRRLLQVFLNLLSNAVKYNRPQGSVTVSHRAMDGGRIRIEVSDTGPGIPAERVSRLFTPFDRLGAERISQDGTGLGLALSKHLTDAMGGTLGFSNREGGATFYVDLPRAPAAPEARPVAMGSPP
- a CDS encoding ISNCY family transposase, yielding MRQERTVQANIFDLFAEHEIGRELKAMSQWLDEHRDLLGLVAQDLRRHGVKETGREGLPAEAVLRCALLKQHRQLSYEELAFHLEDSASFRAFARLPWGWNPKKSVLHKTISAIRAGTFEAINRVLLTSARQDKVERGKVVRIDSTVTSALMHEPSDSSLLWDCVRVMVRLLQQAASLGSAISWHDHCRAAKKRSRAIQFTRGRPKRVQHYRALLRITRTTLSYLEQAAAQLPLAAGPAVELWQAQLRHYKPLIERIIAQTERRVLAGEAVPAGDKLVSLFEPHADIIVKGSRDVEYGHKINLTTGTSGLILDLVVETGNPADSERLLPMLERHIGIWGEAPRQAAADGGYASRDNLSRAKAWGICDMAFHKKCGLRIEDMVKSRWVYRKLRNFRAGIEAGISCLKRAYGLGRCTWRGLDHFKAYVWSSVVAYNLALFARLRPT
- a CDS encoding nuclear transport factor 2 family protein; amino-acid sequence: MTFGKSLFALVILAGVAAPAGAIAESASRDLKIEEANRKLVVEFYDRFFNKHDIEAASVVADDYRQHNPQVPDGKKPLISFFTGFFKENAQSKAEIVRSAADGDLVWLHVHATNGADDRGQAIVDIFRVKDGKIVEHWDVIQAVPKEAANKNTMF